The sequence CTAAAGCCCAGTTTCAAGTCTTCTTCAATACGCATTGGGATATTCCCTTAAAAAGTGACAGGCACAAAAAAACCGGGAGTTTCTTAGGCCCCCGGTTTTCAGCATTCTAGGTTTCTGAAAATATTTTGCAACACTCTTGACCGAATAATCAGGAATTAAATTGCGCGTTTTGGCCAAGCAATGCAATGAAAGCCAGTAACCGTCTATGATTGAAGGTGTCTGCTGTTATTTTAACCAATGTTGACGTTGTGCGATGCAGAGCGGGTGAGGAATGCATTATGACTAAGGCGATGTTTGAAGTGTTGGGGCTAGACCACTTGGCGCTAAGAGTCAGGCAGCCCATGCGGATGCTGGATTTTTATTGCCGAGTCTTGGGGTGCAAGCTGGAGCGAGAAGTAGCGGATTTGGGCTTGTATCAGTTGCGAGCCGGTAATCATCTGGTTGATTTAATTGATATTCAAGGCCCGTTAGGGCGCGACGGTGGCCCTGCGGATCAATGCAGGGCGAATATGGACCATTTTTGCTTGCTGGTGTCGCCCTTTGAAGTGTCCTCCTTGTGTGCGCATTTAAAAAGAAACGGCGTGATTCATGAACAACCCGTGTTGCGCGTTGGGGCACAAGGCGAGGGGTTATCGATTTATCTGTACGATCCTGAAGGCAACCAAGTGGAGCTAAAAGGCTGTCATCTACCAGAGCGAGTCGTTAAATAACCCATAGCCGTTACCTGATAATTCATATTGTCTGGCTAACTCAGCTGTTAAATTAGCTGGGCGCTTGCTGCTGTCTCAGCTTTCATTTCAGGGCGGGTTAGGGGTAACATCCAGTTATTTTGGACTCGCCTCATGACTTCTATCGCTTGGTCGCCGACCGCACCGCTGGCTTTTCTGCAACAAAGAGCACAAATTTTAGCACGGATTCGTCTGTTTTTTGCCGACCGTAATGTACTGGAAGTGGACACGCCCACTATGGCCAGCGCCGGTGTGACCGATGTGCACCTGCATAATTTTACCACGCGCTTTGTGGGTCCAGGCCAAGCAAATGGACTGGCGTTGTACCTGCAAACCTCCCCTGAATTTCACATGAAACGCCTGCTCGCGGCGGGCTACGGCGCTATCTATCAGATTGCTAAAGCTTATCGTAACGAAGAAGCAGGCCGGCTGCATAACCCTGAATTCACCATGCTGGAATGGTACAGACCCGGCTTTGATCATCAAGCCTTGATGGATGAAATGGCTGACTTACTGCAATTGGTGTTGGCTGTGGAAATCCCCACTCGAATCAGCTATCAGCAGGCCTTTATAGAAACCTTGGGCGTCTGCCCACTTACGGCCTCGTTAGATGAGCTACGCCGTGCAGGTTTGGGTTTAGGCGCCGATGATTTGCTGGCTATAGAAAGCCACAGAGACACCCTGTTACAGCTGTTATTTGCCTTTGGCGTTGAACCGCGCATTGGCCAACAGGTACCGTGTTTTGTCTATGATTTCCCTGCTAGCCAAGCGGCCTTGGCGCGCATTAATCCTCGAGATTCCCGCGTGGCAGAACGCTTTGAAGTGTATTTTAAGGGCATAGAGCTGGCGAATGGCTTTCATGAGCTGACCGATGCTCATGAGCAGCGTCAGCGCTTTGAGCTGGATAATCAAGAGCGTGCCGAGCGAGGTTTGGCCATACGACCGATTGATGAGTATTTACTGGCGGCATTAGCCCACGGTTTACCCCAGTGCGCCGGTGTGGCGCTGGGCATCGATCGCTTGGTGATGCTGGCGTTGGGTGCCGAATCTCTTGAGCAGGTAATTGCTTTCCCAGTAACGCGCGCTTGAGCGGCGGCTTAATACTGGTTAGTCGTGATAAAATTCGCATAAAAAAACCTGTTTGCAGTCCAGCAAACAGGTTTTTAAATTAAGGCTGAAGCTTAAAACTAAACCTCACTCACTACCTCACTACCTCACTACCTCACTACCTGACTACCTCACTCACTCAAGCGACACCGGCAACTCGGCGGCGCGACTTAAACCGCTTCTTTCGCCACGCTGATAAACAATCGCAGTTGCTTGAAAGGACACTCTTTCACGTCGGCGGCTGCCAGTGAACCTCCGCCCTTAGTCGCTGGCTTTGCTGGGCGATTTCGGTGTTAAGCCGCTTGGCTTTAAGTCCGCCGCTTTTAGCATAGCGTTCATCTGTTGCTCACCTAAGAGGCGAATATCTACTTGCTGGTGCGGTATTTTAATGTCGTGTTTACGCAAGCGTGTCAGCAATAAATTATGCAGTTCATGGGTCATCGGCATGCGATAACTCATGTCTTCCACATACACTCGTACTTCGTAAACCAGCGCCGAGTCGGTTAGCTCCACCAAAAACACCTCTGGCGCTGGTGAGTCAAGAATGCGGCTGCACTCTTCGATGGCTTCATAGGTAATGCGCTGCACTAGATCTATGTCCGCATCCAGTCGTACCCGTACCATTAAGCGCACCCGAGTGATGGCGTCCGAGAGTGACCAGTTCACAAATTGCTCGGTAATAAAGGCTTTGTTGGGTACGATAATTTCGCGTCTGTCCCAGTCGACTATGGTAGTGGCGCGGGTTTTGATTTTAGAAATAGTGCCGGTTAGCTCGCGAATGGTGACGGTGTCGCCGATACGGATTGGCTTTTCAAATAAGATAATCAAACCTGATACGAAATTGGCAAAAATTTCCTGTAAACCAAAACCTAAGCCTACCGAGAGCGCGGCCACTAGCCACTGGGTTTTTGACCAGTCGATGCCGAGCATGCCAAAGGTGGTGAAAGCACCAATGATCAGCACTATGTATTTAGAGATAGTGGTAATGGCAAAGCCGGTGCCGGGTGATAAGTCGATGTGCTGTAAGACGCTGAGCTCCATCAGGCCGGGTAAGTTGCGCGCCGTTATCCAGGTCAGCACTATCACGAACAAGGTGAGCACTAAGTCTTTGAGTGAAATGGGCGTCAGGGAGTCTTCACCGGCCAGCGAACTGGAGACCTGCCACACTTCTATGCTGTCGAGAAAGCTAAAGGCGGTATTAATTTCCGACCACAGCAGCATTAGGCTGAGTAAGAAGCCCAGCATCAGTGCGGAGCGTAACAAGCCTAACGACTGCGCGCTGATGGTATCCAAGTCAACTTCATCTACGGCGGCGGCTTCTGCCTCTGGGCTAGGACTACTTAAAGTCCCGTCTGTGATTTCATCTTTTTCTTTACGTTGGGCCAAGATTTCCGCGCGTTTAGTTTTGGCGCGATCAAAGGCCAGTCGGCGGCGTTGGATCAGCATCCAGCGACGCACTAAGTAATAAAACATTAAGAAACCCATGCCGACCAATACTGAGACTTCCAGTTGGCGTAGCAGGGTGTGGGCGGTAAATAAATAGCCCATGAGCGCCGCTATTAAGGCCAATAACGGTGAGATAATTAATACGGCCCACAGTAGATGGTTCACCACATTGAGATGGTCTTGGCGCGGGGGCGAGACTAATAGCGGCAAATCTTCTCGGTACATGCGCCATGAAAACAGGCTGGTTAGCAGGCAGATAATGACAAAGCTGAGTCGACCTAGGGTGTCGTATATCGAAAATTCCTGATAATCCCGTGCCAGATATAAGACTAATAAGGCGGGCAGCAGTGACAACATGAGGTTTTGAAAACGGCCCCAAATGCGGCGCACTCGGTCGTGGGGCAGGTTAAAATGCACGATCAATAAGCCATTACTCAGCATCAAATTACGGGCACACAGCAAGATAAACACCGGCAACATTAATTGTGTTAAGCCATTGGCCAGTGCCACCACCACTGGGGGCGCCCAAGGGGAATTAATGGCATTACCGAGCAAAGATAACAGCGCCGGTATCGGCATGGCCGTGAGCAAGCTTAGCAGCAGAGTATTGAAGGTGTAGTCGTATCTGTCTTGGGTTACGTTGCCAATGTGTGGGCTAATGCGTGCTAAATAGGCGCGTAAGCTGCGCCGACTCATCACACCCAAATAGATAACTAGCAGGGAGCTTAAGCCATATAGGGTTAAGCTGGCGCCACTTTGTTGCATTAAGGTCTGGGGGACGGCAGTCCAAGTGGACAGTGTCAGCAACCAGCCGAAGGTTTCTATAATGGCGCTGGGGAACTGGCTACCAATGGGGCGCAAATCTGGCAGCCAAAACAAGCGCTCATCGGTGAGGGCGCGAATTTCTTGAAGCTGGTTATTTTGTCGGCTATAGGCCACTTTAAGACGGGTTTGTTCATGAATTTGATTGTCGGTGGCGCTGACTAACCGCTCCAATAAACGTTGCTGGGTGGCTAACAGCTCATCCACTTGTAAGCGTTGGGTCTCGGTAATGTTTTGCGCTTTGTCGCTGAGTAGCAGCTCGGTGCGATAGTTATTGTTTCTGAGGTTATCGAGGGTCTCTTGATAGCCGTATTTATCGACGCGACTTTGCACGATGCGCGATTCTAACTGTGCTAATGAGTAGGGTGCGGGCAACTCGCTGAGCCGGTTACGCAAGTTTTCGCCAAAGCCTCGACTCACCTGCAGCCATTCTAGCTGATCTTTGAGATTGGCTTTCATGTCGGTCAGCTCGGAGGCGGCGCGCTCCACGGTTTGGTATTCTAATTGCAGCGCTTCAACGTCGCGACTTTTTTCATTTAATAACGCCGATAAGCGTTGGTTGACGGTTTGTTGTTCTACGAGTAACTGGGCGTCACTTGCGACTTCATTGAGCAAACGATCGCTTTCCTCAATTGCTTCTTGGGTGATGGCGCGGCGTAATTCATTTTGCCGTTGTTGTAGCGCCTCTATTTTAGCGTCGGAATTTTGTAACTGGCGCTGCAAAATATCTAATTTTATGCGGCTGATGGTGTCTTTATTACTGGAAGATAGTTCTTCTAATTCAAGAGCTTGAATGCGGTGTTGCAGGTGTTGTTCACGGGCCAATACTAGGGTGCGAATGGCGGTTTCTTTGCGGCCACGGGTGTCGGCAAATTGCAGTTTATCCAGTGACTGTTGGGTGTCCCGCATTTGCTGGCGCAATTCATCAAGCAAGTCATGCAGGCCGGTGTTACTTAATTCTTGCAAGTTTAATGCGTTGGTTAGCTCCTCACGCTGGCGTCTAATGCCTAAGCGCTTGGCTTGGGTTTCGACTAATTCTTGCTGAGCGGCTTCTTCATCCAGCTCTGAGATAAAGGTGAGATCGGCAGGCTTTAGATCGGCTTGCTCTTTTTCAAGCACTTTCAGTGCCGCCGGGTAGCCCTCCATAAAGGACTGATAACCTTTGGCTTGTTCTTTGTAGCGATCGCCTTCGCGCACCAGTTGCAGCGCCTGATTGTAGTCTTCCCGCAGTTTCTTTAGCTCTGGCTGCTCCCCTTCAGGGATCTCAGCCAAGAGCGCCTCAATATCGGCGACGTTTTGATCGGCCAATATGGGAGCGGAAAATAATAAGGTTAGCAATACTAGGATGGGCGCAAACACGGCGGGCTCTCAATAAAAAGAAACATCAAACCGCGGCAGAGTACTGCCGCGGTCAATAGCTTTCTGGCGTAGCTAGTTTAATTATTATCTAATTCATGCTCAATGCTTGCTGAGTTAAGGGTACCAAACTCGGTGCCCATGCGCGTGGGGGTGCCGGGTAACAAGTGCTCAGCCAAGCTGACTTGTTCTGGGGCAAACAAGCACACCACTGTGCTGCCCAACTTAAAGCGGCCCATCTCGTCACCTTTGGCTAAGCGCGGCGCAGTTTCTGGTTCGTAATCCCAACGTTGAATACGTTTTCCTGCGGGCGGCGTGACGGTACCTGCCCACACGGTTTCGATGCTGGCGACTATGGTCGCACCCACTAACACCATGGCCATGGGGCCGGCTGCGGTATCAAACAGGCAGACCACGCGCTCGTTACGGGCAAATAGCTCAGGCACGCGAGAGGCGGTCAGCGGATTGACCGAAAATAATTCGCCGGGCACATAAATCATGGTTTTCAATACGCCATCGAGTGGCATATGAATACGGTGATAATCTTTGGGCGCCAAGTAAATGGTCGCGAAGTCGCCGCCCATAAAAGGCGCGGCCAGCGCTTTATCGCCACCGAGCAGGGTGCGAGCGCTATAGTCATGGCCTTTCGCCTGAATAATGCGGCCTTGCTGAATCGGTGCTAACTGACTAATAGCGCCATCTACGGGCATGGCCAGTACTTGTGTATCTTCTACTACAGGGCGCGCATCGGCTTTGAGCGCACGGGTAAAAAAGTCGTTAAAGCTGGCGTAGTGAGCAGGGTCTTCATGCAAGGCCTCGCTCATATTGACCTGATATTGGCGAATAAAACGGGTGATCATCCATTGAGACAGGCGACCGCCTTCTCTGGCGGCTAACCGACCTACCAAGCGCGAGACTAAGTGCTTGGGCATTAAATATTGCAGTAAAATCTTTAAATGGTCTGTCATTGATATGTTTCCGAAAAGGTACTTTTTACTGTGTTAAGTGAATGAGTATTAAGCCACGTGTAGGTGGCTTAATAATGGTGTCACTGCTTAAATGAACGAAAACAGTGCATAAATCACAGCGAATTAGGGTGATGGCGCGTCGGCTTATCAGCCATGGCCGCCATAATACGGTGATAGCTTTCTAAACGTTCAGGGTGAATGCGGCCATCTGCTGTGGCTTCTTGTAACAAGCAACCTGGATCTTTGCCATGCTTGCAATCGCGAAAGCGACAGCCACCCAAGTAGTCACGAAACTCGCGAAAACACCAGGCCACGCGCTCGGGTGCCAAATGCCAGAGGGAAAATTCCCGAATACCCGGTGAGTCTATTAAAGATCCGCCCGAGGGGAAGTGATACAGCCGTGCTGTGGTGGTGGTATGTTGGCCCAGACCTGAGTTATCAGATATAGCACCGGTGACGGCGCCCACCTCTGGCATTACTGCATTGACGATGGACGACTTACCTACGCCAGACTGACCAACAAAAATACTAATATGGTTGTTGAACGCTTGCTTGAGCTCTTCCAGCCCTTCGCCGGTGTCGCAGCTCACATACAGCACTTGATAGCCAATATCACAATAGCGTTGCAGCAGCTTTTCGGCGTGCGCGCGCTCTGCTGTGGTTAACAAGTCCACCTTGTTCAGCACTATCATAGGCGGCATATCCACATCTTCGGCCGCCACTAAATAGCGGTCTATTACATGACAGCTCAGCTCTGGCAGCACTGAAGAGACCAATACTATTTGGTCGATATTGGCCGCGACCGGCTTAACGCCGTCGTAGAAGTCAGGGCGGGTGAGGACGGTTTTTCTCGGATGTATTGCCTCAACCACGCCGCTAATGCCTTGGCTGGTGTCTATGCCGGGGCGCCAGGCGACCTTATCGCCGGTGACGATAGAGCCGATGGTGCGCCTTAAGTTGCAGCGATGAATTTGCTGCTCGCTGTCTTCTATGTCGGCATGCTGGCCAAAACGGCTGATCACCAGCCCATCTTGTTGAGGACCTAGCTGGCTGTCGTCTATGGTATCGGCGGCATTGCGCTTGAGGCGGCGGTTGTGATTATCACTGACCCGCCGGGACTGGCCTTGGTTGAGCTTTTTTCTCTTGGTCATGATATTCCTAAATCGGTATTTATAAGCCGCTATGATACACTTTCCTGTTTCAACTTGTCCTTATTGCCACCGAGCTTTGCGAGATAATATGAGCGTACATGCAGAAAATCTGGTTTGGATCGATCTGGAAATGACCGGTCTTGAGCCGGATGAACATAAGATAATTGAAATAGCCTCCATCATTACCGATAAAGAGCTGAACATTTTAGCCGAAGGCCCAGTGCTGGCGATTTACCAAGATGAAGCCGAGCTGGCAAAAATGGATGATTGGAATGTAAATACCCACACCGGCTCTGGGCTAGTGGCACGGGTTAAAGCCAGCCAAGTGTGCGAAGGGGAAGCCATTGCCCAAACCTTAGCGTTTTTACGCCAATGGGTGCCAGAGCAAACATCTCCCTTGTGTGGCAATACCATAGGTCAAGACCGTCGCTTTTTGGTGCGCCATATGCCGGAGCTGGAAGCTTTCTTCCATTACCGCAGTATTGATGTGAGCACCATTAAAGAGCTAGTGCGCCGCTGGCAGCCTGAATTATTAGATCAATTTACTAAAAAGGGCAGTCATCAGGCGCTGGACGACATTCGCGAGTCGATAGCCGAGCTGCAGTTTTATCGTAAGACAGTCTTTAAGATCTAAGGTTAAGATATAAGAGTTAACATCTAAGATTACGATAAAAGCTCAAGATTTAAGCAAAAATGGCGGATTTGTCGAGTAAGTAGCCAAACGGCAGCCTAAGACGAAAAAAGGTCTTGCATTCGATCAGTCCGCTCGTATAATTCGCATCCCGTAGCCACTGGTAATTATTAACGCCACCGGTTACGACTTGTAGCAGATATTTAAGTAAGACCAGATTTTGCGGGAATAGCTGAGCGGGTAGAGCACCACCTTGCTGAAGTTGATAGAGGGTCGCCGCGACCGCTCGCAGAAGAAAAGAAAGTTTAGCGGGAATAGCTCAGCTGGTAGAGCACAACCTTGCCAAGGTTGGGGTCGCGAGTTCGAATCTCGTTTCCCGCTCCAAATTAAGAACATGGGCTACCAGGCCGGTGTTTTGAAAAGTTAAAGAAAGTTTAGCGGGAATAGCTCAGCTGGTAGAGCACAACCTTGCCAAGGTTGGGGTCGCGAGTTCGAATCTCGTTTCCCGCTCCAAATTAAAAAGACATGGGTTCACCAGACCGGTGTTTTGAAAGTAAACGTGTTGAGTAATAAGTAAGTATGCGGGAGTAGCTGAGCAGGTAGAACACCACCTTGCTGAAGTTGATAGAGGGTCGCCGCGAGCGCTCGCAGAAGAAAAGAAAGTTTAGCGGGAATAGCTCAGCTGGTAGAGCACAACCTTGCCAAGGTTGGGGTCGCGAGTTCGAATCTCGTTTCCCGCTCCAAATTAAGAACATGGGCTACCAGGCCGGTGTTTTGAAAGTAAACGTGTTGAGTAATAAGTAAGTCTGCGGGAATAGCTCAGCTGGTAGAGCACAACCTTGCCAAGGTTGGGGTCGCGAGTTCGAATCTCGTTTCCCGCTCCAAATTAAAAAAGACATGGGTTCACCAGACCAGTGTTTTGAAAGTAAACGTGTTGAGTAATAAGTAAGTCTGCGGGAATAGCTCAGCTGGTAGAGCACAACCTTGCCAAGGTTGGGGTCGCGAGTTCGAATCTCGTTTCCCGCTCCAAACATAAAAAAACCGACCTTAGGGTCGGTTTTTTTATGGCTGTTTTTCAGATAAATTTTCTGCGTTATTTTAAATTAAGGTATCACTGTGCTTTCTAGCTCTGCCTTTGCCGTGGCGGCATAGCCATCAGGGCGCTCTGGATGGCGCTTTACATAATCTAACCAGGCCAAACCCACCTGACTAACGCGTTTCGCCGCATCCACATCAATGGCGATGTCTGCTTTGTATAAGGCAAAGTCGATCAGTTCTTCAATATTGGTGAGTGCCACCCGCAACTGCTCATTATTATTAATCAGCTGACCGTAATGGGCCATGTAGTCACGGAGCAAGGTGTACAGAGTACGGCGCTCTAAATGAAAAGACATCAGGCCACTCCTCTCGTTTAAGCTCTTAATTCAGCTCTTAATTGAAACCTTTAGCTCAAGCATAGAAGAGAAAGCCGTTTAGTTGGTCAGCCCATTTGAGAGTGATTGTGAGTTATTTGAGCTCGGTAAAACGTGCATGGTTGGGCATGCCTTTGTCGACGGCGCGGATCAAACGTTCGGTCTTGCGGCCCACTTTGGCCAAGCCTGCCATTTGTTGGGCCAGTGCCCAATCAATGTGCTCCAGTACCATCTCATCAAGATCGTCTTGTAAGCGCTTTTGCTCTAAGGCCAAGATAATAGTGGGGCTTACCGGCGCATTGCCTAAGGCGACGGCGATATTGCGCAACCAACGGCGATGGCCAATGCGGCGAATGGGGCTGCCTTCAGTTTGCTTAAGAAAGTAATCCTCACTCCAGTCAAATAAAGCCAGTAATTCGGGCGCATGCAGATTATCGCGGGCGGCGAAGTCGGGCTCTTGGCTGGCTTTGGTAAACTTGTTCCAAGGGCAGATTAGCTGGCAGTCATCACAGCCATAAATGCGATTGCCCATTAACGGGCGTAGCTCTAGTGGAATGGGGCCATCTTGCTCTATGGTGAGATAAGAAATGCAGCGCCGCGCGTCCACCACATAAGGCTCGACGATGGCGCCGGTGGGGCAGGCGGTAATACAGGCCACACACTTGCCGCAGCCCTCTTCTACGGGCTGATCCACCTGCTGACTCAAGGGTAAGGGCAAATTTATCAGCAATTCACCGATAAAGAAAAATGAGCCTTGCTGGCGATTAATTAATAATGAGTGCTTGCCCACCCAGCCTAAACCGGCCTTGGCCGCTAAGGGGCGCTCTAATACGGGGGCAGAGTCAACGAAAGGGCGCGCTACTAATTCAGACGCCGCTTGTTCGATGCGATCCGACAGTTTTTTTAAGCGTTGGCGCATCAGCTTATGATAATCACGTCCCAGCGCATAACGGCTAATGTAGCCAAGGGTTGGGTCACTGAGTACATGAGCGATGGCGGCTTGTTCGGGCAGATAATTCATGCGCACCGAAATCACCCGCACGGTGCCGGGCAGCAGCTCATGAGGGCGCGCGCGCATCATGCCGTGGCGGGCCATATATTCCATATCACCGTGATAACCCTTAGCCAGCCAGTCGGCCAGTTTGGGCTCATGCTCAGTTAAGTCGGTATCAGTAATGCCCACTTGGCTAAAGCCTAGCTCTGCCGCCCACAGCTTGATATCGTGCGCTAAGGTCTCAAAATCAGACATTGTTTAGGAATTGTTTGGGAGTAGCCATGGATATTATCGGTCTGGAAAAGTCACACAGTCTAACACAATCCTTATGGCGTTCGGAGCAGATCCGCAATCTTGAGCGGCAAGCGGCGACGGCGGCCGGTATCAGCTTATTTGAGTTGATGGAGCGGGCTGGCCAAGCGGTGTTCAACCAAGCCCGCTTAAGTTGGCCGAGTGCGCGCTGCTGGTGGATATTTACCGGTGGCGGTAATAACGCCGGTGATGGCTACATAGTGGCGCGCTTAGCGCAAGCCGCCGACATCTCAGTGCAAGTAGTACAGATGGGTGATGCGGCGCGCTTAACCGGTGATGCGGCCCGCGCCCGAGACGCATATGTGGCAA comes from Oceanisphaera profunda and encodes:
- the mscM gene encoding miniconductance mechanosensitive channel MscM, yielding MFAPILVLLTLLFSAPILADQNVADIEALLAEIPEGEQPELKKLREDYNQALQLVREGDRYKEQAKGYQSFMEGYPAALKVLEKEQADLKPADLTFISELDEEAAQQELVETQAKRLGIRRQREELTNALNLQELSNTGLHDLLDELRQQMRDTQQSLDKLQFADTRGRKETAIRTLVLAREQHLQHRIQALELEELSSSNKDTISRIKLDILQRQLQNSDAKIEALQQRQNELRRAITQEAIEESDRLLNEVASDAQLLVEQQTVNQRLSALLNEKSRDVEALQLEYQTVERAASELTDMKANLKDQLEWLQVSRGFGENLRNRLSELPAPYSLAQLESRIVQSRVDKYGYQETLDNLRNNNYRTELLLSDKAQNITETQRLQVDELLATQQRLLERLVSATDNQIHEQTRLKVAYSRQNNQLQEIRALTDERLFWLPDLRPIGSQFPSAIIETFGWLLTLSTWTAVPQTLMQQSGASLTLYGLSSLLVIYLGVMSRRSLRAYLARISPHIGNVTQDRYDYTFNTLLLSLLTAMPIPALLSLLGNAINSPWAPPVVVALANGLTQLMLPVFILLCARNLMLSNGLLIVHFNLPHDRVRRIWGRFQNLMLSLLPALLVLYLARDYQEFSIYDTLGRLSFVIICLLTSLFSWRMYREDLPLLVSPPRQDHLNVVNHLLWAVLIISPLLALIAALMGYLFTAHTLLRQLEVSVLVGMGFLMFYYLVRRWMLIQRRRLAFDRAKTKRAEILAQRKEKDEITDGTLSSPSPEAEAAAVDEVDLDTISAQSLGLLRSALMLGFLLSLMLLWSEINTAFSFLDSIEVWQVSSSLAGEDSLTPISLKDLVLTLFVIVLTWITARNLPGLMELSVLQHIDLSPGTGFAITTISKYIVLIIGAFTTFGMLGIDWSKTQWLVAALSVGLGFGLQEIFANFVSGLIILFEKPIRIGDTVTIRELTGTISKIKTRATTIVDWDRREIIVPNKAFITEQFVNWSLSDAITRVRLMVRVRLDADIDLVQRITYEAIEECSRILDSPAPEVFLVELTDSALVYEVRVYVEDMSYRMPMTHELHNLLLTRLRKHDIKIPHQQVDIRLLGEQQMNAMLKAADLKPSGLTPKSPSKASD
- the queG gene encoding tRNA epoxyqueuosine(34) reductase QueG; its protein translation is MSDFETLAHDIKLWAAELGFSQVGITDTDLTEHEPKLADWLAKGYHGDMEYMARHGMMRARPHELLPGTVRVISVRMNYLPEQAAIAHVLSDPTLGYISRYALGRDYHKLMRQRLKKLSDRIEQAASELVARPFVDSAPVLERPLAAKAGLGWVGKHSLLINRQQGSFFFIGELLINLPLPLSQQVDQPVEEGCGKCVACITACPTGAIVEPYVVDARRCISYLTIEQDGPIPLELRPLMGNRIYGCDDCQLICPWNKFTKASQEPDFAARDNLHAPELLALFDWSEDYFLKQTEGSPIRRIGHRRWLRNIAVALGNAPVSPTIILALEQKRLQDDLDEMVLEHIDWALAQQMAGLAKVGRKTERLIRAVDKGMPNHARFTELK
- the epmA gene encoding elongation factor P--(R)-beta-lysine ligase; the encoded protein is MTSIAWSPTAPLAFLQQRAQILARIRLFFADRNVLEVDTPTMASAGVTDVHLHNFTTRFVGPGQANGLALYLQTSPEFHMKRLLAAGYGAIYQIAKAYRNEEAGRLHNPEFTMLEWYRPGFDHQALMDEMADLLQLVLAVEIPTRISYQQAFIETLGVCPLTASLDELRRAGLGLGADDLLAIESHRDTLLQLLFAFGVEPRIGQQVPCFVYDFPASQAALARINPRDSRVAERFEVYFKGIELANGFHELTDAHEQRQRFELDNQERAERGLAIRPIDEYLLAALAHGLPQCAGVALGIDRLVMLALGAESLEQVIAFPVTRA
- the rsgA gene encoding small ribosomal subunit biogenesis GTPase RsgA — encoded protein: MTKRKKLNQGQSRRVSDNHNRRLKRNAADTIDDSQLGPQQDGLVISRFGQHADIEDSEQQIHRCNLRRTIGSIVTGDKVAWRPGIDTSQGISGVVEAIHPRKTVLTRPDFYDGVKPVAANIDQIVLVSSVLPELSCHVIDRYLVAAEDVDMPPMIVLNKVDLLTTAERAHAEKLLQRYCDIGYQVLYVSCDTGEGLEELKQAFNNHISIFVGQSGVGKSSIVNAVMPEVGAVTGAISDNSGLGQHTTTTARLYHFPSGGSLIDSPGIREFSLWHLAPERVAWCFREFRDYLGGCRFRDCKHGKDPGCLLQEATADGRIHPERLESYHRIMAAMADKPTRHHPNSL
- the orn gene encoding oligoribonuclease translates to MSVHAENLVWIDLEMTGLEPDEHKIIEIASIITDKELNILAEGPVLAIYQDEAELAKMDDWNVNTHTGSGLVARVKASQVCEGEAIAQTLAFLRQWVPEQTSPLCGNTIGQDRRFLVRHMPELEAFFHYRSIDVSTIKELVRRWQPELLDQFTKKGSHQALDDIRESIAELQFYRKTVFKI
- the asd gene encoding archaetidylserine decarboxylase (Phosphatidylserine decarboxylase is synthesized as a single chain precursor. Generation of the pyruvoyl active site from a Ser is coupled to cleavage of a Gly-Ser bond between the larger (beta) and smaller (alpha chains). It is an integral membrane protein.); translated protein: MTDHLKILLQYLMPKHLVSRLVGRLAAREGGRLSQWMITRFIRQYQVNMSEALHEDPAHYASFNDFFTRALKADARPVVEDTQVLAMPVDGAISQLAPIQQGRIIQAKGHDYSARTLLGGDKALAAPFMGGDFATIYLAPKDYHRIHMPLDGVLKTMIYVPGELFSVNPLTASRVPELFARNERVVCLFDTAAGPMAMVLVGATIVASIETVWAGTVTPPAGKRIQRWDYEPETAPRLAKGDEMGRFKLGSTVVCLFAPEQVSLAEHLLPGTPTRMGTEFGTLNSASIEHELDNN
- a CDS encoding VOC family protein encodes the protein MTKAMFEVLGLDHLALRVRQPMRMLDFYCRVLGCKLEREVADLGLYQLRAGNHLVDLIDIQGPLGRDGGPADQCRANMDHFCLLVSPFEVSSLCAHLKRNGVIHEQPVLRVGAQGEGLSIYLYDPEGNQVELKGCHLPERVVK